A single region of the Brachypodium distachyon strain Bd21 chromosome 3, Brachypodium_distachyon_v3.0, whole genome shotgun sequence genome encodes:
- the LOC100832657 gene encoding peptidyl-prolyl cis-trans isomerase CYP95 isoform X3 — protein MSKKKNPIVFLDVSIGDGPDERMIFELFADVAPLTAENFRALCTGEMGIGQTTKKPLYYKGSIFHRVIKGFMAQGGDFSNGDGNGGESIYGEQFEDENFVLCHNDRGLLSMANAGSNTNTNGSQFFITFKPSAHLDRKSTVFGKLILGNDVLKRIEHVDVHESTNMPLVPIKIVDCGELVDAKDCRSVTTENDKKRLKSKLSKISSDGEGIEEKYKGHRKKSSKRRRKRKKYSSSESDSSSESDSSDSESDSDYSSDSSDISSSSDEKRKRRKRHSKKDKRKHGKRKRDRRREKRRRKRDRKSKQKSKRTVESGSETGDTSNSSSEDDRRKRRHRGRNSKSTAQVSAENHTAVAALKDATSTQEKITTPRSLAQEDKSQQENGEMRTNGVTDSKTERNADNVPLLTGTRSKSRSQSISANHSMSKSMSVSPRSPINKSNISPKRLASPSPVRQSFSRSPVRAPKRNESRSPPQQRNMSMSPHRGSPSKIPPGSASRSPVARRSRSPVARRSRSPVEAQTRSISRSSARSLQRRSLSRSLDRTHVQKSVSPSPTPMDKGRSISRTSARSPLQRGISRSPERPSRKTISRSPRRSTRRNFSRSPVGLPRRSLTPVRGGRSRRNGSRSPSPPRRAVSPPNHGRSPSRSGSPDGSKRVRRGRGFTQRYSYARQYRSPSADRSYRYGGRGDRERYMSYRGNRYRSPPKRYRSPPRGRTSPRPSRYRRRSRSISRSPPVYRDRGRGGGYSRSPVRSRSPPAGRPRSRGDRARSISRSRSLSGSRSRSPPPVEDRSPLASPSPKRPSNEVSRSLSVSPEGNKGLVSYGDGSPDSAGK, from the exons ATGAGTAAAAAGAAGAACCCTATTGTCTTTCTGGATGTATCAATAGGTGATGGGCCTGATGAAAGAATGATTTTTGAG CTTTTTGCCGATGTTGCTCCCCTGACAGCTGAGAACTTCAGAGCATTATGCACAG GTGAGATGGGAATTGGACAAACAACTAAGAAGCCATTATATTATAAGGGATCAATATTCCACCGTGTCATCAAGGGGTTTATGGCACAA GGTGGTGACTTCTCAAATGGAGATG GAAATGGTGGAGAAAGTATATACGGCGAGCAATTTGAAG ATGAAAATTTTGTGTTGTGCCATAATGACCGCGGTCTCTTGTCAATGGCCAATGCTGGAAGTAATACTAACACCAATGGCTCCCAGTTCTTCATTACGTTCAAGCCTAGTGCTCATCTTGACAG GAAGAGCACTGTTTTTGGCAAGCTTATTCTTGGAAATGATGTGCTGAAGCGGATAGAGCATGTTGATGTGCATGAATCTACTAATATGCCACTTGTTCCAATAAAAATAGTGGATTGTGGGGAGCTTGTTGATGCTAAAGACTGCAGATCTGTGACAACTGAAAATG ATAAGAAGAGACTCAAATCAAAGTTGTCCAAGATTTCATCTGATGGTGAAGGTAttgaagaaaaatacaaaggaCATCGCAAGAAATCTTCaaagaggagaaggaagaggaagaaataTTCTTCTTCAGAATCAGACAGCTCATCTGAGTCTGACTCATCAGATTCTGAGAGCGATTCTGATTACTCCAGTGACTCTTCTGATATCAGCAGTTCAAGTGACGAGAAGCGGAAGCGCAGGAAGAGACACTCCAAGAAGGATAAACGCAAGCATGGAAAAAGGAAGCGTGATCGAAGGCGCGAGAAAAGACGTAGAAAACGTGACAGGAAATCAAAGCAAAAGTCAAAAAG AACGGTAGAGAGTGGCAGTGAAACAGGAGATACCAGTAATAGCAGCTCTGAGGATGATAGACGAAAGCGACGTCATCGTGGACGAAACTCTAAGTCCACAGCTCAAGTTTCTG CTGAAAATCACACAGCAGTAGCTGCTTTGAAGGATGCCACTTCGACGCAGGAGAAGATTACAACACCAAGGAGTCTGGCACAAGAAGACAAGTCTCAACAGGAAAATGGGGAGATGCGCACCAATGGTGTTACTGATTCAAAAACTGAAAGGAATGCTGATAATGTGCCTCTTCTAACTGGCACCCGAAGCAAATCTAG GAGCCAGAGCATCAGTGCTAATCACTCAATGAGCAAGAGTATGAGTGTAAGTCCTAGAAGCCCAATCAACAAGTCAAACATCAGCCCGAAGAGATTGGCAAGCCCAAGTCCTGTTCGTCAGAGTTTTAGTAGAAGTCCTGTCCGTGCTcccaaaagaaatgaaagcAGGAGCCCACCCCAACAGAGGAATATGAGCATGAGCCCCCATCGAGGAAGCCCCAGCAAGATCCCACCTGGAAGTGCAAGCAGAAGTCCTGTTGCTCGTAGGAGCAGAAGTCCGGTTGCTCGTAGGAGCAGGAGTCCCGTTGAAGCTCAGACAAGGAGCATTAGCAGGAGCTCAGCTAGGTCCTTGCAACGAAGAAGTCTAAGTAGGAGCCTGGACAGAACTCATGTGCAAAAAAGCGTCAGTCCAAGTCCCACACCTATGGACAAGGGAAGAAGCATTAGCCGAACTTCTGCAAGATCTCCATTGCAAAGGGGTATTAGCCGGAGCCCTGAGAGACCTTCCAGAAAGACTATAAGCAGAAGTCCTCGAAGGAGTACTCGTAGGAACTTTAGCAGGAGCCCTGTGGGACTTCCTAGAAGAAGCTTGACCCCTGTAAGAGGCGGCAGATCTCGCAGGAATGGCAGCCGAAGTCCTAGCCCACCTCGCAGGGCAGTATCACCACCCAATCATGGTAGGAGCCCCTCTAGGAGTGGCTCTCCTGATGGATCAAAACGCGTAAGAAGGGGGCGTGGTTTTACTCAACGTTACTCGTATGCAAGACAATACCGTTCACCTTCTGCTGATCGTTCTTACCGCTATGGTGGAAGAGGTGACCGTGAAAG ATATATGAGTTACCGAGGCAATCGTTACCGATCACCTCCAAAACGGTATAGAAGCCCACCCAGAGGAAGAACATCACCAAG GCCTAGCAGgtacaggaggaggagccggagcaTTTCTCGCAGTCCGCCTGTGTATCGAGACCGTGGAAGGGGAGGTGGATACAGCAGGAGTCCTGTACGTAGTCGTTCACCTCCTGCTGGGAGACCTAGATCACGTGGTGATCGTGCACGGTCAATCTCCAGGAGCAGGAGCCTGTCTGGGTCAAGATCAAGATCGCCACCACCTGTTGAAGATCGCTCCCCCCTTGCCTCCCCTTCTCCAAAGCGTCCAAGCAATGAGGTGTCCCGGTCTCTGTCGGTCAGTCCTGAAGGGAATAAGGGTTTGGTTTCGTATGGAGATGGCTCCCCTGATTCCGCTGGCAAGTAG
- the LOC100832657 gene encoding peptidyl-prolyl cis-trans isomerase CYP95 isoform X6, with amino-acid sequence MANAGSNTNTNGSQFFITFKPSAHLDRKSTVFGKLILGNDVLKRIEHVDVHESTNMPLVPIKIVDCGELVDAKDCRSVTTENDKKRLKSKLSKISSDGEGIEEKYKGHRKKSSKRRRKRKKYSSSESDSSSESDSSDSESDSDYSSDSSDISSSSDEKRKRRKRHSKKDKRKHGKRKRDRRREKRRRKRDRKSKQKSKRTVESGSETGDTSNSSSEDDRRKRRHRGRNSKSTAQVSAENHTAVAALKDATSTQEKITTPRSLAQEDKSQQENGEMRTNGVTDSKTERNADNVPLLTGTRSKSRSQSISANHSMSKSMSVSPRSPINKSNISPKRLASPSPVRQSFSRSPVRAPKRNESRSPPQQRNMSMSPHRGSPSKIPPGSASRSPVARRSRSPVARRSRSPVEAQTRSISRSSARSLQRRSLSRSLDRTHVQKSVSPSPTPMDKGRSISRTSARSPLQRGISRSPERPSRKTISRSPRRSTRRNFSRSPVGLPRRSLTPVRGGRSRRNGSRSPSPPRRAVSPPNHGRSPSRSGSPDGSKRVRRGRGFTQRYSYARQYRSPSADRSYRYGGRGDRERYMSYRGNRYRSPPKRYRSPPRGRTSPRPSRYRRRSRSISRSPPVYRDRGRGGGYSRSPVRSRSPPAGRPRSRGDRARSISRSRSLSGSRSRSPPPVEDRSPLASPSPKRPSNEVSRSLSVSPEGNKGLVSYGDGSPDSAGK; translated from the exons ATGGCCAATGCTGGAAGTAATACTAACACCAATGGCTCCCAGTTCTTCATTACGTTCAAGCCTAGTGCTCATCTTGACAG GAAGAGCACTGTTTTTGGCAAGCTTATTCTTGGAAATGATGTGCTGAAGCGGATAGAGCATGTTGATGTGCATGAATCTACTAATATGCCACTTGTTCCAATAAAAATAGTGGATTGTGGGGAGCTTGTTGATGCTAAAGACTGCAGATCTGTGACAACTGAAAATG ATAAGAAGAGACTCAAATCAAAGTTGTCCAAGATTTCATCTGATGGTGAAGGTAttgaagaaaaatacaaaggaCATCGCAAGAAATCTTCaaagaggagaaggaagaggaagaaataTTCTTCTTCAGAATCAGACAGCTCATCTGAGTCTGACTCATCAGATTCTGAGAGCGATTCTGATTACTCCAGTGACTCTTCTGATATCAGCAGTTCAAGTGACGAGAAGCGGAAGCGCAGGAAGAGACACTCCAAGAAGGATAAACGCAAGCATGGAAAAAGGAAGCGTGATCGAAGGCGCGAGAAAAGACGTAGAAAACGTGACAGGAAATCAAAGCAAAAGTCAAAAAG AACGGTAGAGAGTGGCAGTGAAACAGGAGATACCAGTAATAGCAGCTCTGAGGATGATAGACGAAAGCGACGTCATCGTGGACGAAACTCTAAGTCCACAGCTCAAGTTTCTG CTGAAAATCACACAGCAGTAGCTGCTTTGAAGGATGCCACTTCGACGCAGGAGAAGATTACAACACCAAGGAGTCTGGCACAAGAAGACAAGTCTCAACAGGAAAATGGGGAGATGCGCACCAATGGTGTTACTGATTCAAAAACTGAAAGGAATGCTGATAATGTGCCTCTTCTAACTGGCACCCGAAGCAAATCTAG GAGCCAGAGCATCAGTGCTAATCACTCAATGAGCAAGAGTATGAGTGTAAGTCCTAGAAGCCCAATCAACAAGTCAAACATCAGCCCGAAGAGATTGGCAAGCCCAAGTCCTGTTCGTCAGAGTTTTAGTAGAAGTCCTGTCCGTGCTcccaaaagaaatgaaagcAGGAGCCCACCCCAACAGAGGAATATGAGCATGAGCCCCCATCGAGGAAGCCCCAGCAAGATCCCACCTGGAAGTGCAAGCAGAAGTCCTGTTGCTCGTAGGAGCAGAAGTCCGGTTGCTCGTAGGAGCAGGAGTCCCGTTGAAGCTCAGACAAGGAGCATTAGCAGGAGCTCAGCTAGGTCCTTGCAACGAAGAAGTCTAAGTAGGAGCCTGGACAGAACTCATGTGCAAAAAAGCGTCAGTCCAAGTCCCACACCTATGGACAAGGGAAGAAGCATTAGCCGAACTTCTGCAAGATCTCCATTGCAAAGGGGTATTAGCCGGAGCCCTGAGAGACCTTCCAGAAAGACTATAAGCAGAAGTCCTCGAAGGAGTACTCGTAGGAACTTTAGCAGGAGCCCTGTGGGACTTCCTAGAAGAAGCTTGACCCCTGTAAGAGGCGGCAGATCTCGCAGGAATGGCAGCCGAAGTCCTAGCCCACCTCGCAGGGCAGTATCACCACCCAATCATGGTAGGAGCCCCTCTAGGAGTGGCTCTCCTGATGGATCAAAACGCGTAAGAAGGGGGCGTGGTTTTACTCAACGTTACTCGTATGCAAGACAATACCGTTCACCTTCTGCTGATCGTTCTTACCGCTATGGTGGAAGAGGTGACCGTGAAAG ATATATGAGTTACCGAGGCAATCGTTACCGATCACCTCCAAAACGGTATAGAAGCCCACCCAGAGGAAGAACATCACCAAG GCCTAGCAGgtacaggaggaggagccggagcaTTTCTCGCAGTCCGCCTGTGTATCGAGACCGTGGAAGGGGAGGTGGATACAGCAGGAGTCCTGTACGTAGTCGTTCACCTCCTGCTGGGAGACCTAGATCACGTGGTGATCGTGCACGGTCAATCTCCAGGAGCAGGAGCCTGTCTGGGTCAAGATCAAGATCGCCACCACCTGTTGAAGATCGCTCCCCCCTTGCCTCCCCTTCTCCAAAGCGTCCAAGCAATGAGGTGTCCCGGTCTCTGTCGGTCAGTCCTGAAGGGAATAAGGGTTTGGTTTCGTATGGAGATGGCTCCCCTGATTCCGCTGGCAAGTAG